The Flavobacterium jumunjinense genome includes a region encoding these proteins:
- a CDS encoding beta-ketoacyl synthase N-terminal-like domain-containing protein, whose translation MLKKVYISNVNCITPLGFDVETNIDNITKGITGIQKHEDKSLMKDSFCASIVNENDVDEAFAKVTSEGKFTKLEKMMILALFPIVNEVEITDKTAFLLSTTKGNIEALKNKSDESIEEAHLGTLAKRIANFFGFKTKPIVVSNACVSGVLAISVAKRLIQSEMYNDAFVVAGDIVSEFVLSGFNSFQAMSNEPCRPYSKNRTGVSLGEATAAVLVTSNRENAKVVILGDGSINDANHISGPSRTGEGLVRSIESAMKEANIDSNSINYISAHGTATPFNDEMEAIAFSRIGLENTPVNSLKGYYGHTLGASGLLEVVIGIQSLLHNKLFASLGFDEMGVSKPINIIEKTENKELNCFLKTASGFGGCNTAVIFEKIK comes from the coding sequence ATGCTAAAGAAAGTTTATATATCTAATGTTAACTGCATCACTCCATTGGGGTTTGATGTAGAAACTAATATTGATAATATTACCAAAGGAATTACAGGAATTCAGAAACATGAAGATAAATCTTTGATGAAAGATTCATTTTGTGCTTCAATTGTAAATGAAAATGATGTAGATGAAGCTTTTGCAAAAGTTACTTCAGAAGGGAAATTTACAAAGTTAGAAAAGATGATGATTTTAGCTTTGTTTCCTATAGTGAATGAAGTCGAAATAACGGATAAAACAGCGTTTTTACTTTCAACTACTAAGGGAAATATCGAGGCTCTGAAAAATAAATCAGATGAATCGATTGAAGAAGCACATTTGGGTACTCTAGCTAAAAGAATTGCTAATTTTTTCGGATTTAAAACTAAACCTATAGTTGTTTCTAATGCATGCGTTTCTGGCGTTTTGGCAATTTCGGTTGCGAAAAGATTAATTCAGAGTGAAATGTATAATGATGCATTTGTAGTTGCAGGTGATATAGTATCTGAATTTGTTCTTTCTGGATTTAATTCTTTCCAAGCAATGAGTAATGAACCTTGTAGGCCATATTCTAAAAACAGAACTGGAGTAAGTCTTGGGGAAGCAACAGCGGCAGTATTGGTGACATCTAATCGAGAGAATGCAAAAGTTGTAATCTTGGGTGATGGTTCAATAAATGACGCAAATCATATTTCGGGTCCATCAAGAACAGGAGAAGGACTCGTTAGAAGTATTGAAAGTGCAATGAAAGAAGCAAATATTGATTCCAATTCTATTAATTACATTTCTGCACATGGTACAGCAACACCATTTAACGATGAGATGGAAGCTATTGCATTTAGCAGAATAGGATTAGAAAACACACCTGTAAATAGCTTGAAAGGGTATTACGGACATACTTTAGGAGCATCGGGACTACTAGAGGTAGTAATAGGTATACAATCTTTATTACATAATAAATTGTTTGCTTCATTAGGTTTTGATGAAATGGGTGTTAGTAAGCCAATTAATATTATAGAAAAAACGGAAAATAAAGAATTAAATTGTTTCTTAAAAACAGCCTCAGGTTTTGGAGGTTGCAATACAGCGGTTATATTTGAAAAAATAAAATAA
- a CDS encoding acyl-CoA thioesterase, whose product MRRKEVFKEVEGLVVSQEVRVRFNETDPLGIVWHGYYITYFEDGREAFGREHGLSYLDVFESGYTTPIVKSSCEHKLPLKYGDVFRVETTIVDTPAAKMIYRYKIFNAQNEVACTGETIQVFLNKEGDLMLTNPPFFEEWKRKVGLLK is encoded by the coding sequence ATGAGAAGAAAAGAAGTGTTTAAAGAAGTAGAGGGTTTGGTTGTAAGTCAAGAAGTGAGGGTTCGGTTTAATGAAACAGATCCTTTAGGAATTGTATGGCATGGGTATTATATTACCTATTTTGAAGATGGAAGAGAGGCATTCGGTAGAGAACATGGTTTGTCTTATTTAGATGTTTTTGAAAGTGGATATACAACACCGATTGTTAAGTCCAGTTGCGAGCATAAATTACCATTAAAATATGGTGATGTGTTTCGAGTTGAAACAACTATTGTAGATACTCCTGCGGCAAAAATGATATACAGATATAAAATATTTAATGCCCAGAATGAAGTTGCTTGTACAGGTGAAACAATTCAAGTGTTTTTAAATAAAGAAGGGGATTTAATGCTTACAAATCCACCTTTTTTTGAAGAATGGAAAAGAAAAGTAGGGTTGTTAAAATAA
- a CDS encoding ABC transporter permease → MSIYKEFLLLKRDLGGVIILFVMPLVLIIAVTLIQDSTFKKVNDAKIPILLVNNDNGMVSQSVLENLQKSEAFSVVTKIDGKLITEVQAKEAVFKGVYQLAIVIPSELSNDLQSKIDQNVEKIVNSFTETDTIQEEVKDIVQQKEVKLYFDPAVQMSFKNAVMSSVDKMISQIETQSIYSTFQDQLGESVDSFEQNSFISFKEIIPRKNDKEIIPNSAQHNVPAWTLFAIFFIVIPLSINIVKEKNQGTFVRLRTNPVPYALVLLGKTITYAVICMIQFYMMVVVAVFLFPQIGLPALNVEGNLFLMSIVALFSGFAAIGFGILVGTIAKTQEQSAPFGATATIVLAAIGGVWVPVFAMPKMMQIIAKCSPMNWGLNAFYDVLLRNSTILEILPEIGLLFLFFIITTTIAIIYDEKKRSV, encoded by the coding sequence ATGTCCATTTATAAAGAGTTTTTATTGCTAAAAAGAGATTTAGGAGGCGTAATTATCTTGTTTGTAATGCCTCTTGTTCTTATTATTGCAGTAACATTAATTCAAGATAGTACTTTTAAAAAGGTAAACGATGCTAAAATTCCAATATTATTAGTCAATAATGATAATGGTATGGTTTCTCAATCTGTTCTCGAAAACCTACAAAAAAGTGAAGCTTTTTCGGTAGTTACCAAGATAGATGGGAAGTTAATTACTGAAGTTCAAGCAAAGGAAGCTGTTTTTAAAGGAGTATATCAATTAGCTATTGTAATTCCTTCAGAATTAAGCAATGATCTTCAGTCTAAGATTGATCAAAATGTTGAGAAAATAGTTAATAGTTTCACCGAAACAGATACAATACAGGAAGAAGTAAAAGATATTGTACAACAAAAAGAAGTAAAACTTTATTTTGATCCAGCTGTGCAAATGAGTTTCAAGAATGCTGTCATGAGTTCAGTAGATAAAATGATTTCTCAAATAGAAACACAATCAATCTATAGTACTTTTCAAGACCAGTTAGGGGAAAGTGTTGATAGTTTTGAACAAAATAGTTTCATTTCTTTTAAAGAAATAATTCCTAGAAAAAATGATAAAGAAATAATTCCAAATTCTGCACAACATAATGTTCCAGCTTGGACTCTTTTTGCAATATTTTTTATTGTAATTCCATTATCAATTAATATCGTTAAAGAAAAAAATCAAGGAACATTTGTCAGACTCAGAACTAATCCAGTTCCATATGCACTGGTTTTATTAGGGAAAACAATAACCTATGCTGTAATTTGTATGATACAGTTTTACATGATGGTTGTGGTTGCAGTTTTTTTGTTTCCTCAAATTGGATTGCCAGCATTAAACGTTGAAGGTAATTTGTTTTTAATGAGTATTGTAGCCTTGTTTTCTGGTTTTGCAGCTATTGGTTTTGGAATATTAGTAGGTACAATTGCAAAAACACAAGAACAATCAGCACCTTTTGGAGCAACTGCGACTATAGTTCTAGCTGCAATTGGTGGAGTTTGGGTGCCTGTTTTCGCAATGCCAAAAATGATGCAAATAATAGCAAAATGTTCGCCAATGAATTGGGGGTTAAATGCTTTTTATGATGTACTTTTGCGAAATTCAACTATTTTAGAGATATTGCCAGAAATAGGTTTACTGTTTCTATTTTTTATAATTACAACTACAATAGCAATCATATACGATGAGAAGAAAAGAAGTGTTTAA
- a CDS encoding ABC transporter ATP-binding protein yields MQPIIQIASLSKKYKDAENFSLTDFSLTIYESQIFGLLGPNGAGKTTLISILCGLVKPTSGSFTINNLMYSDNATQIKKTIGVVPQEYALYATLTARENLLYFGSMYGLKGRDLKNKVSECLDLLGLLKFADKKVETFSGGMKRRVNLIAGILHNPKILFLDEPTVGVDVQSKNAIIGYLKKLNDEGTTIVYTSHHLKEAQDFCTDIAIVDRGKIFAQGTPDSLIKSTQEARNLEDVFIALTGKELRDDV; encoded by the coding sequence ATGCAACCAATTATCCAAATAGCTTCATTGTCAAAAAAGTATAAAGATGCAGAGAATTTTTCTTTGACAGATTTTTCTTTGACCATATATGAAAGTCAAATTTTTGGGTTACTTGGGCCAAATGGAGCTGGAAAAACTACACTTATTTCGATACTTTGCGGATTAGTGAAGCCTACTTCTGGAAGTTTTACAATAAATAATTTGATGTATTCTGATAATGCTACTCAGATTAAAAAAACAATAGGAGTAGTTCCTCAAGAATATGCATTATATGCAACTTTAACAGCAAGAGAAAATCTGCTTTATTTTGGAAGTATGTACGGTTTAAAAGGAAGAGACTTGAAAAATAAGGTATCTGAATGTTTAGACTTGTTAGGTTTATTGAAGTTTGCCGATAAAAAAGTTGAAACTTTTTCTGGGGGAATGAAACGAAGAGTAAATCTTATTGCTGGAATTTTACACAATCCTAAAATTTTATTTTTAGACGAACCTACAGTTGGTGTAGATGTGCAGTCTAAGAACGCAATCATAGGTTATTTGAAGAAACTTAATGATGAAGGAACAACTATTGTTTATACATCGCATCATTTAAAGGAAGCACAAGATTTTTGTACTGATATAGCAATTGTAGATCGTGGGAAAATATTTGCTCAAGGGACTCCAGATAGTTTAATAAAATCTACCCAAGAAGCTAGAAACTTGGAAGACGTTTTTATAGCATTAACAGGTAAAGAATTGCGCGATGATGTATAA
- a CDS encoding BtrH N-terminal domain-containing protein, producing METNFTHHQSAHCENGVASNLLKHNGFNVSEPMVFGIGSGLFFVYLPFLKVNYAPAISYRPMPGAIFNKFAKRLGLKVKRVKFSSEANASKALDDNLKNNIPTGLQVGVFNLSYFPDEYRFHFNAHNLVVYGKTETDYLISDPVMETVTTLTHSELNKVRFAKGAFAPRGQMYYPVYLPEVIDLKGAIVKGIKNTCRDMLAPMPIIGVRGIRFVANKIKKWPLKHGTKKANHYLAQVVRMQEEIGTGGGGFRFIYAAFLQEASVVLKNEKLNELSTEMTAIGDMWRDFAVNASRIYKNRSTQDDAYNTIANELLAIADKEEVFFKKLKLAIS from the coding sequence ATGGAAACGAACTTTACACATCATCAATCAGCACATTGTGAAAATGGAGTCGCTTCAAATTTGTTAAAACATAACGGATTCAATGTGAGTGAGCCAATGGTTTTCGGTATTGGATCGGGTTTGTTTTTTGTTTATTTGCCTTTTTTAAAAGTAAATTATGCTCCAGCAATTAGTTATAGGCCAATGCCAGGTGCAATTTTTAATAAATTTGCAAAACGTTTAGGGCTTAAGGTAAAAAGAGTAAAATTTTCTAGTGAAGCAAATGCTTCAAAAGCATTAGATGATAATTTAAAAAATAATATCCCAACTGGACTTCAGGTTGGTGTTTTTAATCTTTCTTATTTTCCAGATGAATATCGTTTTCATTTTAATGCTCATAATTTAGTAGTATACGGAAAAACAGAAACGGATTATCTTATTAGTGACCCAGTAATGGAAACAGTAACTACATTGACACATTCTGAACTTAATAAAGTTCGTTTTGCTAAAGGAGCTTTTGCACCTCGTGGTCAAATGTATTATCCAGTATATTTACCAGAAGTGATAGACTTAAAAGGTGCTATCGTTAAAGGAATTAAGAATACATGTCGCGATATGCTTGCTCCTATGCCAATTATTGGCGTTAGAGGTATTCGTTTTGTAGCAAATAAAATAAAAAAATGGCCACTTAAGCATGGAACGAAAAAAGCAAATCATTATTTAGCTCAAGTAGTTAGAATGCAAGAAGAGATTGGTACAGGAGGTGGTGGATTTAGATTCATTTATGCTGCATTTTTACAAGAGGCTTCTGTTGTTTTAAAGAATGAAAAATTAAATGAACTTTCTACAGAAATGACTGCTATTGGTGATATGTGGAGAGATTTTGCTGTTAATGCTTCAAGAATATATAAAAATAGAAGTACTCAAGATGATGCTTATAATACGATTGCAAATGAACTTTTAGCAATTGCAGATAAAGAAGAAGTCTTTTTTAAAAAATTAAAATTAGCAATTAGTTAA
- a CDS encoding ABC transporter permease, with protein MNDYLPHREPMLMVDKIIEMNSEYVETIFKIREDNIFVQNGFFVEAGLIENAAQTCSSIVAKGFYVDENNCDKEEVNVVGFISALKSLKIHALVLVGDTIKNRAALVSTFVTDDYTLCTMKCETFLGERLILEGEINLFIQETK; from the coding sequence ATGAACGATTATCTACCACATCGAGAACCGATGTTGATGGTAGATAAAATTATTGAAATGAATTCTGAATATGTAGAAACCATTTTTAAGATTAGAGAAGATAATATTTTTGTTCAAAACGGCTTTTTTGTAGAGGCTGGTTTGATTGAAAATGCAGCTCAGACTTGCTCTTCTATAGTGGCTAAGGGGTTTTATGTAGATGAAAATAATTGCGACAAAGAAGAAGTGAATGTTGTAGGGTTTATTAGTGCTTTAAAAAGCCTAAAAATTCATGCATTAGTACTAGTTGGAGATACAATAAAGAACAGAGCAGCATTAGTTTCCACTTTTGTAACCGATGATTACACATTGTGTACTATGAAATGTGAAACTTTCCTTGGAGAACGTTTGATTCTCGAAGGAGAAATAAATTTATTTATTCAGGAAACAAAATAG